A single genomic interval of Bradyrhizobium sp. sBnM-33 harbors:
- a CDS encoding SDR family NAD(P)-dependent oxidoreductase — MAATLFDLTGKAAIVTGGNGGIGLGMARGLAEAGAAIAVVGRNEAKSADAVAELTQGGAKAIAVAADVTDKAAVAAMIERVVRELGRIDILVNNAGINIRKPPHALDIAEWNSVIQTNLTSAFLCSQAVYPAMKAAGGGKIINIGSMMSIFGASFTPAYAASKGGIVQFTRSCACAWAADNIQANAVLPGWIDTDLTKRARQEIDGLHDRVLARTPAARWGAIDDFAGIAVFLASPASDFVTGTAIPVDGGYSIMG; from the coding sequence ATGGCAGCAACACTCTTCGATCTCACCGGCAAGGCAGCCATCGTCACCGGCGGCAATGGCGGCATCGGGCTCGGCATGGCCCGGGGCCTCGCAGAGGCCGGCGCGGCGATCGCCGTGGTGGGCCGCAACGAAGCGAAGTCGGCCGACGCGGTCGCGGAGCTTACGCAAGGCGGTGCCAAGGCGATTGCGGTTGCGGCTGATGTCACCGACAAGGCAGCAGTCGCCGCCATGATCGAGCGCGTCGTCCGCGAACTCGGCCGCATCGATATCCTCGTCAACAATGCCGGCATCAACATCCGCAAGCCGCCGCATGCACTGGATATCGCCGAGTGGAATAGCGTGATCCAAACCAACCTCACGAGCGCCTTCCTGTGCTCGCAGGCGGTCTATCCGGCGATGAAGGCGGCCGGCGGCGGCAAGATCATCAATATCGGCTCGATGATGTCGATCTTCGGCGCCAGCTTCACGCCAGCCTATGCCGCAAGCAAGGGCGGCATCGTGCAGTTCACCCGCTCCTGCGCCTGTGCCTGGGCAGCCGACAACATCCAGGCCAACGCCGTGCTGCCGGGCTGGATCGACACTGATCTCACCAAGCGCGCCCGCCAGGAGATCGACGGCCTGCACGACCGCGTGCTGGCGCGCACGCCAGCGGCGCGCTGGGGCGCGATCGATGACTTTGCAGGGATTGCCGTATTCCTCGCCTCGCCCGCGTCGGATTTCGTCACCGGCACGGCTATCCCGGTCGATGGCGGCTATTCGATCATGGGATAG
- a CDS encoding outer membrane protein: MKRIALAAAALAIGTVSASAADLAARPYTKAPAPVAAVYNWTGFYLGAQVGYAWGDNSTTEFVTATGLPTGFTQGFNTDGFVGGGHIGYNWQVGQFVIGLEGDLEGADINGGYRLIPSLDGTDFRLDAQASIRGRLGVAFNNSLLYVTGGVAWADMEHTYVNANTFFETHSTTRTGWTVGAGWEYGFTPNWSARLEYRYTDFGTFRNASVFSFPGFTYEHDPVFHTVRGGISYRFGGPVVARY, from the coding sequence ATGAAGAGAATTGCTCTCGCCGCCGCCGCTCTGGCCATCGGCACCGTTAGCGCCTCGGCCGCCGATCTGGCCGCCCGGCCTTACACCAAAGCTCCCGCGCCAGTCGCTGCCGTCTACAACTGGACCGGCTTCTACCTGGGTGCACAGGTCGGTTACGCCTGGGGTGACAACAGCACCACTGAGTTCGTCACCGCAACGGGCCTGCCCACTGGCTTCACTCAGGGCTTCAACACTGATGGCTTCGTTGGCGGTGGTCACATCGGCTACAACTGGCAGGTCGGTCAGTTTGTCATCGGTCTCGAAGGCGACCTTGAAGGCGCCGACATCAACGGCGGCTATCGCCTCATCCCCAGCCTCGATGGCACGGACTTTCGGCTGGATGCTCAGGCCTCTATCCGTGGCCGCCTCGGTGTGGCCTTCAACAACTCGCTGCTCTACGTGACCGGCGGTGTGGCTTGGGCGGATATGGAGCACACTTACGTCAACGCGAACACCTTCTTTGAAACCCACTCCACCACCCGCACCGGCTGGACCGTGGGCGCAGGCTGGGAATACGGCTTCACGCCGAACTGGTCGGCCCGTCTTGAGTACCGCTACACCGATTTCGGCACTTTCCGGAACGCCTCTGTGTTCTCGTTCCCCGGATTCACGTATGAACATGATCCGGTGTTTCACACGGTGCGTGGCGGTATCAGCTATCGCTTCGGCGGCCCGGTCGTCGCCAGGTACTGA
- a CDS encoding FAD-dependent oxidoreductase, whose product MKVRCCIVGGGPAGMMLGYLLGRAGIDVVVLEKHADFFRDFRGDTVHPSTLQVMDELGLIDGFLKLPHQRLQKMQGMFGGEAVRIADLSRLDVKYPFIAFMPQWDFLNFLRESGKRFASLKVMMSTEAIDLIRDGERVTGVKAKTPDGIIDIEADLTVACDGRHSLVRERAGLEVEEIGAPMDVLWFRAGKREGEGENLFARVDPGKMMVTFDRGDYWQCAFVIPKGQYDAVKARGLPALLDDIARMAPVLKPGLSEVKSWDDVKLLTVAVNRLKRWTRPGLLCIGDAAHAMSPIGGVGVNLAVQDAVATANLLASKLVSGCPSEDELDAVRRRRAFPVRMTQRMQVVVQNNIVNAALKPGNQPLKAPLVMRLVTAIPWLQGVTARFVGLGVRPEHVQSPIRA is encoded by the coding sequence ATGAAAGTACGTTGCTGCATTGTCGGCGGCGGACCGGCCGGAATGATGCTCGGATATCTGCTGGGCCGCGCCGGGATCGATGTCGTGGTACTGGAGAAGCACGCCGATTTCTTTCGTGATTTTCGCGGCGACACCGTGCATCCCTCGACGCTTCAGGTGATGGACGAGCTCGGGCTGATCGACGGCTTCCTGAAACTGCCGCACCAGCGCTTGCAGAAGATGCAAGGTATGTTCGGCGGGGAAGCGGTGCGGATCGCCGATCTGAGCAGGCTTGACGTCAAATATCCTTTCATCGCCTTCATGCCGCAGTGGGATTTTCTCAACTTTCTTCGCGAAAGCGGCAAGCGGTTCGCCTCGCTCAAGGTGATGATGTCGACGGAAGCGATCGATCTCATTCGAGACGGTGAGCGCGTCACCGGCGTGAAGGCGAAGACTCCGGATGGCATTATCGACATCGAGGCCGACCTGACCGTTGCCTGTGACGGACGCCATTCGCTGGTGCGCGAACGCGCTGGCCTTGAGGTCGAGGAAATCGGCGCGCCGATGGACGTCCTGTGGTTTCGCGCCGGCAAGCGGGAAGGTGAAGGCGAAAACCTGTTTGCGCGGGTCGATCCCGGCAAGATGATGGTGACCTTCGACCGCGGCGACTATTGGCAATGCGCGTTCGTGATTCCCAAAGGACAATACGACGCGGTGAAGGCGAGGGGGCTGCCCGCACTGCTCGACGACATCGCGCGCATGGCGCCGGTCCTGAAACCGGGACTTTCCGAGGTAAAGAGCTGGGACGACGTCAAGCTATTGACGGTTGCGGTCAACCGGCTGAAGCGCTGGACGCGGCCGGGACTATTGTGCATCGGCGACGCCGCGCATGCGATGTCGCCGATCGGCGGCGTCGGCGTCAACCTCGCGGTTCAGGATGCCGTGGCGACGGCGAATCTGCTGGCCTCGAAGCTGGTGAGCGGCTGCCCGTCGGAAGATGAACTCGACGCGGTGCGCCGGCGGCGCGCGTTTCCGGTGCGGATGACGCAACGGATGCAGGTCGTCGTGCAGAACAACATCGTGAACGCTGCGCTGAAGCCGGGCAACCAGCCGCTGAAGGCTCCGCTTGTCATGCGCCTCGTTACCGCCATCCCTTGGCTGCAGGGCGTCACAGCGCGATTTGTAGGGCTCGGCGTACGCCCCGAGCATGTGCAGTCGCCGATCCGAGCCTAG
- a CDS encoding caspase domain-containing protein, whose protein sequence is MTSWLSRLLAATAIVASCITSTAPAHAEKRVALVVGNNDYRNVPKLQKAVNDARTMGDTLKQLGFTVMVAENQNRQAFSQTLLAFDKAVDAGDTAFFFYAGHGFEIAGQNFLLPTDVPAATEGQEELVRDASILADRIIERMQNRKVRTAILVFDACRNNPFERAGTRAVAGGGGLAPMTQLPEGVFSIFSAGPRQTALDRLSNDDANPNSVFTRTFAKELTQPGANLVQVAQRTRRAVSELAETVRHKQIPVYFDQMVDDVFLNGIVKGQPDAATSAEPLQKLAALPPVQRLQPQNDSVNAPIAMFSRHNGGWTVVFSIADPTLGISWRIGDSGDFRETGFMDTLDPRTRKRMPNPSVELPADAPAAVIQVRYVDTNGELQGPFPIRFDPEAALIRDQRKILDMTATSWLSFREYNGLLVYYTHLMSYRCAIREVRVGIDSAVPDKVLKMPPCNTRDPSVIPHDAQPYLKLAPATKSVSVELTYRDGSVSEIKSFRR, encoded by the coding sequence ATGACCTCCTGGCTTTCCAGACTCCTGGCCGCGACGGCCATTGTAGCGAGTTGCATCACATCCACCGCGCCCGCCCATGCGGAAAAACGTGTCGCGCTCGTGGTCGGCAACAACGACTACCGGAACGTGCCCAAGCTGCAGAAGGCGGTCAACGACGCCCGCACCATGGGCGATACGCTCAAGCAACTCGGCTTCACGGTGATGGTGGCGGAAAACCAGAACCGGCAGGCGTTCAGCCAGACGCTGCTGGCCTTTGACAAGGCGGTCGACGCCGGCGACACCGCGTTCTTCTTCTATGCCGGACACGGTTTTGAAATCGCGGGCCAGAATTTCCTGCTGCCGACCGACGTGCCGGCGGCGACCGAAGGGCAGGAAGAGCTGGTCCGCGACGCCTCGATCCTCGCCGACCGGATCATCGAGCGGATGCAGAACCGGAAGGTGCGCACCGCGATCCTGGTGTTCGATGCCTGCCGCAACAATCCGTTCGAGCGCGCAGGTACGCGTGCGGTTGCCGGCGGCGGCGGTCTCGCGCCGATGACGCAATTGCCGGAAGGCGTGTTCTCGATCTTCTCGGCGGGGCCACGGCAGACGGCGCTCGACCGGCTCTCCAATGACGACGCCAACCCCAATTCGGTGTTCACGCGAACTTTCGCGAAGGAATTGACGCAACCCGGCGCGAACCTCGTTCAGGTCGCGCAGCGCACGCGGCGGGCGGTCAGCGAATTGGCGGAGACCGTCCGTCACAAACAGATCCCGGTTTACTTCGACCAGATGGTCGACGACGTGTTCCTGAACGGCATAGTCAAGGGCCAGCCCGACGCTGCGACGTCCGCCGAGCCGCTGCAAAAGCTTGCAGCCTTGCCGCCGGTACAACGCCTGCAGCCGCAGAACGATTCCGTGAACGCGCCGATCGCGATGTTCTCGCGTCACAATGGCGGCTGGACCGTGGTGTTCTCGATCGCCGATCCGACGCTCGGCATTTCCTGGCGGATCGGCGATAGCGGCGATTTCCGCGAGACCGGCTTCATGGATACGCTCGACCCGCGGACTCGAAAGCGGATGCCCAACCCGTCGGTCGAGTTGCCGGCCGATGCGCCGGCGGCCGTCATCCAGGTGCGCTATGTCGACACCAATGGCGAGTTGCAGGGGCCGTTCCCGATCCGGTTCGATCCCGAGGCTGCGCTGATCCGCGACCAGCGGAAGATTCTCGACATGACCGCGACGAGCTGGCTGTCGTTCCGCGAGTACAACGGGCTTCTGGTCTACTATACGCACCTGATGTCGTACCGCTGCGCGATCCGCGAAGTGCGCGTCGGCATCGACAGTGCGGTGCCCGACAAGGTGCTGAAAATGCCGCCTTGCAACACGCGCGATCCCAGCGTCATTCCGCACGACGCGCAGCCCTATTTGAAGCTCGCGCCGGCGACCAAATCGGTCTCCGTCGAATTGACCTATCGCGACGGCAGCGTGTCGGAAATCAAGAGTTTTAGGCGCTGA
- a CDS encoding DEAD/DEAH box helicase, with translation MSFSHLGLSDKVLAAVAASGYTTPTPIQEQAIPPVLARRDVLGIAQTGTGKTAAFVLPMLTLLEKGRARARMPRTLILEPTRELAAQVKENFDKYGAGQKLNVALLIGGVSFGDQDSKLTRGVDVLIATPGRLLDHTERGGLLLTGVELLVIDEADRMLDMGFIPDIERICKLVPFTRQTLFFTATMPPEISRISETFLHNPERIEVSKPATTATGVSQFQVGCGREPHQKREILRRLLRDAKDLNNAIIFCNRKREVAVVYKSLQKHGFSVGALHGDMDQSARTAALDQFRKGEIPLLVASDVAARGLDIPAVSHVFNFDVPHHADDYVHRIGRTGRAGRAGTAISIVTSLDNKSIAAIERLIGQTIPLAEDDYTVHSDSSEEGDKPREHRSREGSREGSRGGRKPRRDREPRGEREPRQARGTDKRSDKSADREPRHAKGAGRSAAPQPETAFSPPAPAQPSRVPSIGRPEPRRAHRDVESEPADHSHLPAFLLRPVRARA, from the coding sequence ATGTCTTTTTCCCATCTCGGTCTTTCCGATAAGGTCCTCGCCGCAGTTGCGGCCAGCGGTTACACCACCCCCACTCCCATCCAGGAACAGGCGATCCCTCCCGTTCTGGCCCGCCGCGACGTCCTCGGCATCGCCCAGACCGGCACCGGCAAGACTGCCGCCTTCGTCCTGCCTATGCTCACGCTTCTGGAAAAGGGCCGCGCCCGGGCACGAATGCCCCGCACCCTGATCCTCGAACCGACCCGCGAACTTGCGGCACAGGTGAAAGAGAATTTCGACAAGTACGGCGCCGGACAGAAACTCAACGTCGCGCTTTTGATCGGCGGCGTCTCGTTCGGCGACCAGGATTCCAAGCTGACCCGTGGCGTCGACGTCCTGATCGCAACTCCCGGCCGACTGCTCGACCACACCGAGCGCGGCGGGCTCCTGCTCACCGGCGTCGAACTCCTGGTCATCGACGAAGCCGACCGCATGCTGGACATGGGCTTCATCCCCGATATCGAACGCATCTGCAAGCTGGTGCCGTTCACGCGACAGACCCTGTTCTTCACCGCGACGATGCCGCCGGAAATCAGCCGCATCAGCGAAACCTTCCTGCACAATCCCGAGCGCATCGAAGTATCGAAGCCGGCGACGACAGCGACGGGTGTCTCGCAATTCCAGGTCGGCTGCGGTCGTGAGCCGCACCAGAAGCGCGAAATCCTCCGCCGCCTGTTGCGCGACGCCAAGGATCTCAACAACGCGATCATCTTCTGCAATCGCAAGCGCGAGGTCGCCGTCGTTTACAAATCGCTGCAGAAGCACGGCTTCAGCGTCGGTGCCTTGCATGGCGACATGGACCAGTCGGCGCGCACCGCGGCGCTCGATCAATTCCGCAAGGGCGAGATTCCGCTGCTGGTGGCCTCCGACGTCGCCGCCCGTGGTCTCGACATTCCCGCCGTCAGCCACGTCTTCAATTTCGACGTGCCGCATCATGCCGACGACTACGTGCATCGAATCGGCCGGACCGGCCGCGCCGGACGCGCCGGCACCGCGATTTCGATCGTCACCTCGCTCGACAATAAATCAATCGCCGCGATCGAACGGCTGATCGGGCAAACCATTCCCCTCGCTGAAGACGATTACACCGTGCACTCGGACTCGTCCGAGGAAGGCGATAAGCCGCGCGAACATCGTTCACGCGAGGGCTCCCGAGAAGGTTCGCGCGGCGGCCGCAAGCCACGGCGCGATCGCGAACCGCGTGGCGAACGCGAGCCGCGACAGGCCAGAGGCACGGACAAGCGCAGCGACAAGAGCGCCGATCGTGAACCACGGCATGCCAAAGGCGCAGGCCGCAGTGCCGCTCCGCAGCCGGAGACCGCCTTCTCGCCGCCCGCCCCTGCGCAGCCTTCGCGCGTTCCCTCGATCGGGCGACCCGAACCGCGGCGCGCCCACCGCGACGTCGAATCGGAGCCCGCCGATCACTCGCACCTTCCTGCATTCCTGTTGCGGCCCGTTCGCGCCCGCGCCTGA
- a CDS encoding GGDEF domain-containing protein, whose protein sequence is MVKLLDEHERTMAFAEVALSQIKSLRQTAVPRNYEIWYVYATGYNAPLNKIINETLARNGTLSESDLEQIYETYLSHIKASDRIDKVGARVIGEIDDVMTLITEALGMSESYEAKLSGANEKLRSAKNRDQIKAIVDGLVKSTREMREINKALENRLALSKTEISNLQHSLEAIRAESLTDPLTGLGNRKYFDRSIEMAVQTALASGEPLSLMMFDIDHFKSFNDSYGHLTGDQVLRLVAMSLKQTIKGQDITARYGGEEFAVVLPNTGLRQALTVADHIRRAVMAKELKKKSTGEILGRVTISAGVSMLKSDDDTDSLIERADACLYAAKRNGRNRVVCEVDPEYAAETRSQVA, encoded by the coding sequence GTGGTCAAGCTGCTGGACGAGCACGAACGCACGATGGCGTTTGCCGAAGTCGCGTTGAGCCAGATCAAATCCCTCAGGCAGACCGCCGTCCCACGCAACTATGAAATCTGGTACGTCTACGCGACCGGATACAATGCTCCCCTCAACAAGATCATCAACGAGACGTTGGCGCGCAACGGCACGCTGAGCGAGTCCGATCTCGAACAGATCTACGAAACCTATCTCTCCCACATCAAGGCTTCCGACCGCATCGACAAGGTCGGCGCGCGTGTGATCGGCGAGATCGACGACGTGATGACCCTCATCACCGAGGCGCTCGGGATGTCGGAGAGCTATGAGGCCAAGCTGAGCGGCGCGAACGAAAAGCTTAGGAGCGCCAAAAACCGCGATCAGATCAAGGCGATCGTCGACGGCCTGGTGAAATCGACGCGCGAGATGCGCGAGATCAACAAGGCGCTGGAGAACCGGCTCGCGCTGTCCAAGACCGAGATCAGCAATCTTCAGCACAGCCTCGAAGCGATCCGCGCCGAGAGCTTGACCGACCCGCTGACTGGATTGGGTAATCGCAAATATTTCGACCGCTCGATCGAGATGGCGGTGCAGACGGCGCTGGCAAGCGGCGAACCACTGTCGCTGATGATGTTCGACATTGACCATTTCAAGTCGTTCAACGATTCCTACGGCCACCTCACCGGCGATCAGGTGCTGCGGCTGGTGGCGATGTCGCTGAAGCAAACCATCAAGGGTCAGGACATCACTGCCCGCTATGGCGGCGAGGAATTTGCGGTGGTGCTGCCGAATACCGGGCTGCGTCAGGCGCTGACGGTCGCTGACCACATCCGCCGCGCCGTCATGGCCAAGGAATTGAAGAAGAAATCGACCGGCGAAATTCTCGGCCGCGTCACCATCTCCGCCGGCGTCTCCATGCTGAAGTCAGACGACGACACGGATTCGCTGATCGAGCGTGCTGATGCCTGCCTCTACGCCGCCAAGCGCAATGGCCGCAACCGCGTGGTCTGCGAAGTCGACCCCGAATACGCCGCCGAGACCCGCAGCCAGGTCGCCTAA
- a CDS encoding TfoX/Sxy family protein — protein MDRDFLIDLFADFGPVTIRRMFSGYGISADGTNFALALRAGLYFRADEQTIPQFEAEGSAPFQYQTRAKTVTVNSYWQLPARLFDDSEELAEWARAALAAAQRAALRKRPKARKAVKMKVSGKAAGKRPAKRKATGARKAPRK, from the coding sequence ATGGACCGCGATTTCCTGATCGACCTGTTTGCCGATTTCGGCCCGGTCACCATCCGCCGGATGTTTTCCGGCTACGGTATCTCCGCCGATGGCACCAATTTCGCGCTGGCGCTGCGCGCCGGCCTCTATTTCCGCGCCGATGAACAGACCATTCCCCAATTCGAAGCGGAAGGCTCGGCGCCGTTTCAGTATCAGACGCGGGCCAAGACAGTCACCGTGAATTCGTATTGGCAATTGCCGGCGCGCCTGTTCGACGACTCCGAGGAACTGGCCGAATGGGCGAGGGCTGCACTGGCAGCGGCGCAGCGCGCGGCCCTGCGCAAGCGGCCGAAGGCGCGCAAGGCGGTCAAGATGAAGGTGTCCGGGAAGGCTGCGGGCAAGCGGCCTGCGAAGCGGAAGGCCACGGGCGCAAGGAAGGCGCCGCGCAAATAG
- a CDS encoding SIR2 family NAD-dependent protein deacylase, with the protein MKYSKSGAEVRLAPRDVLARAIKERHAILFVGAGVSMSVGLPSWQTLIDHLLDELELDRSTMDDMRESYQMLAEYYRLKQGSMGPLRSWMDRTWKVACDRVATSELHRLIVELDFPAIYTTNYDRNLETAFEVHHRPYAKITNAKEIADAPEGVTQIIKFHGDFDDDDSLVLTETDFFNRLSFDSPLDIKFRADALGRTILFIGYSMSDPNIRLLLHRIWEIWETSGRKEDRPRSFVFMPSPNPVQEALLARWGMTLLAPEGDTPVDDALVALLRDVQARIRTLPEPATEPATKEIKPSRASVAPTRRSRRPRPGSDC; encoded by the coding sequence ATGAAGTACTCGAAGAGCGGTGCAGAGGTGCGGTTGGCCCCCCGCGATGTCCTGGCACGCGCGATCAAGGAGCGGCATGCCATCCTGTTCGTCGGCGCCGGCGTCTCGATGTCGGTCGGGCTGCCCTCATGGCAGACGCTGATCGATCATCTGCTCGATGAGCTGGAGCTCGATCGCAGCACGATGGACGACATGCGCGAGAGCTACCAGATGCTTGCCGAATATTACCGCCTGAAGCAGGGCAGCATGGGCCCGCTGCGCAGTTGGATGGACCGAACCTGGAAAGTCGCCTGCGACCGCGTGGCCACTTCGGAGCTGCATCGGCTGATCGTCGAGCTCGACTTCCCGGCCATCTACACCACCAACTACGACCGTAACCTCGAAACCGCGTTCGAGGTTCACCACAGACCGTACGCGAAGATCACCAACGCCAAGGAGATCGCCGACGCGCCGGAAGGCGTCACCCAGATCATCAAGTTTCACGGCGACTTCGACGACGACGATTCGCTCGTCCTGACGGAGACCGACTTTTTCAATCGCCTGTCGTTCGATTCACCGCTCGACATCAAATTCCGCGCCGACGCACTCGGACGGACTATCCTGTTCATCGGCTACAGCATGTCGGACCCAAACATCCGCCTGCTGCTGCATCGGATATGGGAGATCTGGGAGACGTCCGGCCGAAAAGAGGATCGCCCACGTTCGTTCGTGTTCATGCCCTCGCCTAACCCCGTGCAGGAGGCGCTGCTGGCGCGCTGGGGGATGACGTTGCTCGCGCCGGAGGGAGACACGCCCGTGGACGATGCGCTGGTCGCACTGCTGCGCGACGTTCAGGCGAGAATACGCACGTTGCCCGAGCCAGCTACTGAGCCGGCAACAAAGGAGATCAAACCTTCGCGGGCGTCAGTTGCACCGACTCGCCGCAGCCGCAGGCCGAGACCTGGTTCGGATTGTTGA
- a CDS encoding HesB/IscA family protein gives MDTTVQSKPKPRPRPQVMKLTEAAAARITELTKRADSEIVGLRVGIKNGGCAGQSYTVEYAHEIRPTDEVVEDKGVKILVDPKAVLFLLGTEMDYKADKLQAQFIFNNPNQVSACGCGESVQLTPAKV, from the coding sequence ATGGATACCACCGTCCAGTCCAAGCCGAAGCCGCGGCCGCGCCCGCAGGTGATGAAGCTGACCGAGGCCGCCGCCGCGCGGATCACGGAGCTGACCAAGCGCGCCGATTCCGAGATCGTCGGCTTGCGCGTCGGCATCAAAAACGGCGGCTGCGCCGGGCAATCCTATACGGTGGAATACGCCCACGAGATCCGCCCGACCGACGAAGTGGTGGAGGACAAGGGCGTCAAGATCCTGGTCGATCCCAAGGCGGTTCTGTTCCTGCTCGGCACCGAGATGGACTACAAGGCCGACAAGCTCCAGGCCCAGTTCATCTTCAACAATCCGAACCAGGTCTCGGCCTGCGGCTGCGGCGAGTCGGTGCAACTGACGCCCGCGAAGGTTTGA
- a CDS encoding VOC family protein — protein MPQLSGVIETALYVDDLDRARAFYQEVLGLEALTADSRFVAFDVGGRSVLLLFRRGSAPETIQLPGGTIPPHDGSGPIHMAFAIPAAELPVWEEALGERNVAIEGRTDWPRGGKSIYFRDPDNHLLELATPGIWKIY, from the coding sequence TTGCCGCAGTTATCCGGTGTCATCGAGACTGCACTCTACGTCGATGACCTCGACCGCGCCCGCGCGTTCTACCAGGAGGTGCTGGGTTTGGAAGCGCTGACGGCGGATTCGCGGTTCGTTGCTTTCGATGTGGGTGGACGAAGCGTGTTGCTGCTGTTTCGCCGCGGCTCGGCGCCCGAGACGATCCAACTCCCCGGCGGCACCATTCCGCCGCATGACGGCAGCGGCCCCATTCATATGGCCTTTGCCATCCCGGCGGCCGAGCTGCCAGTGTGGGAAGAGGCACTCGGCGAGCGCAATGTCGCGATCGAAGGCAGGACGGACTGGCCGCGCGGCGGCAAGAGCATTTACTTCCGCGATCCGGACAACCATTTGCTGGAACTGGCGACGCCGGGAATTTGGAAGATTTACTAG
- a CDS encoding SUF system Fe-S cluster assembly protein: protein MSDTAEVKTANMETHSALPPEETERLGTEIVAALKTVFDPEIPADIYELGLIYKVDLKDDRSVDVTMTLTTPNCPAAGELPTMVENAIASVPGVGIVNVNLVWDPAWTPDRMSDEARLVLNMW, encoded by the coding sequence ATGAGTGATACGGCCGAAGTCAAAACCGCCAACATGGAAACCCATTCGGCGCTGCCGCCGGAGGAAACCGAGCGGCTGGGCACCGAGATCGTCGCGGCGCTGAAGACGGTGTTCGACCCGGAGATTCCGGCCGACATCTACGAACTCGGACTGATCTATAAGGTCGACCTCAAGGACGACCGAAGCGTCGATGTGACGATGACGCTGACCACCCCGAATTGTCCGGCGGCCGGCGAACTGCCGACCATGGTGGAGAACGCAATTGCCAGCGTGCCCGGCGTCGGTATCGTGAATGTCAATCTGGTGTGGGATCCGGCCTGGACGCCGGATCGGATGTCCGACGAGGCGCGCCTCGTCCTCAACATGTGGTGA
- a CDS encoding cysteine desulfurase translates to MTQHPAVKNGAYDVARVREDFPALAMKVYGKPLVYLDNAASAQKPNAVLDRMTEAYKSEYANVHRGLHYLANAATEAYEGARAKVAKFINAARSEEIIFTRNVTEAINLVASSWGEPNIKQDDEIVLSIMEHHSNIVPWHFLRERHGAVIKWAPVDDEGNFLIDEFEKLLTPRTKLVAITQMSNALGTFVPVKEVVKLAHDRGIPVLVDGAQGAVHLPIDVQDLDCDFYAFTGHKIYGPTGIGALYAKHQHLVAMRPYNGGGEMIREVAKDWVTYGDPPHKFEAGTPPIVEAIGLGAAIDYVESIGKDRIAAHEHDLLTYAQERLREINSVRLIGTARGKGPVISFEMKGAHPHDVATVIDRQGIAVRAGTHCVMPLLERFNVTATCRASFGMYNTREEVDHLAQALIKARDLFA, encoded by the coding sequence ATGACCCAGCATCCGGCGGTCAAGAATGGCGCCTATGACGTCGCCCGCGTGCGCGAGGACTTTCCCGCGCTGGCGATGAAGGTCTATGGCAAGCCGCTGGTCTATCTCGACAACGCCGCCTCCGCGCAGAAGCCGAATGCGGTGCTCGACCGCATGACGGAAGCCTACAAGAGCGAGTACGCCAACGTACACCGCGGCTTGCACTATCTCGCCAACGCCGCGACCGAGGCTTACGAGGGCGCCCGCGCCAAGGTAGCGAAATTCATCAATGCGGCGCGGAGTGAAGAAATCATCTTCACCCGCAATGTCACCGAGGCGATCAACCTGGTGGCATCGTCCTGGGGCGAACCTAACATCAAGCAGGACGACGAGATCGTGCTCTCGATCATGGAGCATCACTCCAACATCGTACCCTGGCACTTCCTGCGCGAGCGCCACGGCGCCGTGATCAAATGGGCGCCGGTCGATGACGAAGGCAATTTCCTGATCGACGAATTCGAGAAGCTGCTGACGCCGCGCACCAAGCTTGTCGCCATCACCCAGATGTCGAACGCGCTTGGCACCTTCGTCCCGGTCAAGGAGGTCGTGAAGCTCGCCCATGACCGCGGCATTCCGGTGCTGGTCGATGGCGCGCAAGGCGCGGTGCATCTGCCGATCGACGTGCAGGACCTCGATTGCGATTTCTATGCCTTCACCGGCCACAAGATCTATGGTCCGACCGGGATTGGCGCGCTCTATGCCAAGCATCAGCACCTAGTGGCAATGCGGCCCTATAATGGCGGCGGCGAGATGATCCGCGAGGTGGCAAAGGATTGGGTCACCTATGGCGATCCGCCGCACAAGTTCGAAGCCGGGACGCCGCCGATCGTCGAGGCGATCGGGTTGGGCGCTGCGATCGACTACGTCGAATCGATCGGCAAGGACCGCATCGCCGCCCATGAGCACGATCTTCTCACCTACGCCCAGGAGCGGCTGCGCGAGATTAATTCGGTGCGCCTGATCGGCACCGCGCGTGGCAAGGGACCGGTGATCTCCTTCGAGATGAAGGGCGCCCATCCCCACGACGTCGCAACCGTAATTGACCGGCAGGGAATCGCGGTGCGCGCCGGCACCCATTGCGTGATGCCGCTTTTAGAGCGGTTCAATGTCACAGCCACCTGCCGGGCGTCGTTTGGAATGTATAATACCCGGGAAGAAGTCGACCATCTGGCACAGGCGCTGATCAAGGCGCGGGATTTGTTCGCATGA